Proteins encoded by one window of Lathyrus oleraceus cultivar Zhongwan6 chromosome 1, CAAS_Psat_ZW6_1.0, whole genome shotgun sequence:
- the LOC127089853 gene encoding uncharacterized mitochondrial protein AtMg00810-like produces MEYGVYVQHTSDINMILMCIYVDDILLTGSCSDEIVKFKKVLMNAFGMSDLGNMVYFLRMEVLYSDKGIIFHQLKYELDLLNILELINCKSAITPTETIHKLDYDDEVKIVSRFMNKPKWSHYQVVIRILRYIKGSQRVDRRSASRYFFKYLGGPISWCSKKQLVVALSTCEAEYIAGALSACQAV; encoded by the exons atggagtatggtgtttatgTTCAACATACATCTGATATCAATATGATTCTGATGTGTatctatgttgatgacatattaCTAACAGGGAGTTGTTCAGATGAGATAGTCAAGTTCAAAAAGGTGTTGATGAATGCGTTTGGGATGAGTGATCTAGGAAATATGGTATATTTTCTAAGGATGGAAGTTCTATACTCTGATAAGGGTATAATTTTTCATCAACTGAAGTATGAACTTGACCTTCTGAACATATTGGAGCTAATAAATTGCAAGTCTGCAATCACACCTACTGAAACAATTCACAAGCTAGATTATGATGATGAAG TTAAAATTGTGAGTAGGTTTATGAACAAACCAAAGTGGTCACATTACCAAGTTGTTATTAGGATACTGAGGTATATTAAAGGGAGTCAGAG agttgacagaagaagtgCTTCTAGATATTTCTTCAAGTATttgggaggtcccatttcttggtgcTCTAAGAAGCAACTAGTGGTTGCATTGTCAACCTGTGAAGCTGAGTACATTGCAGGTGCTTTGTCTGCTTGTCAAGCTGTTTAG
- the LOC127089884 gene encoding uncharacterized protein LOC127089884 encodes MSMHVSSNSFLLVCRDMTRRNDREIIDDLESVAQALQGQQNHQGANDELYGLEKFKETIFRLSRAYMIRRFDTHMLSEEGEDWWDNARQRLEALDTEITWVVFGAYFLENYFPEDVRSKKEVKFLELKQWNMSVVEYATKFKEMGIGYQEIHQFPMLVNKCKIYNDESMDRSAHYKSLSERKGKKWYRMKLYSAPAEKGKQRVLDEKRPTRGETHIARVMGRIVITAANRVILVLAIRNQRSISLIAIIDTSAVYSFILFDCAERLGLKLYVMGGSMVINTPTNGSVTTSWVCLNCPLTIYGKSFGMDLVCLPLNQIDVILGMNWLEFNHVQINCFDKSLSFPKFDASDELFVSAKQVDEFMKDDVEVFMIIASMNAGNKVGID; translated from the exons ATGTCGATGCATGTTTCTTCTAATAGCTTTTTGTTGGTGTGCAGAGATATGACTCGAAGAAACGATCGAGAAATTATTGATGATTTGGAGTCAGTAGCTCAAGCATTGCAGGGTCAGCAGAATCACCAAGGTGCTAATGATGAATTATATGGTCTAGAAAAATTCAAAGAAACAATCTTCCGACTTTCAAGGGCATATATGATCCGGAGG TTCGATACTCACATGTTGTCAGAAGAGGGCGAAGACTGGTGGGATAATGCACGTCAGAGACTGGAGGCTCTTGATACTGAAATTACTTGGGTTGTGTTCGGAGCTTATTTCCTAGAGAATTACTTTCCTGAGGATGTGCGCAGTAAGAAGGAAGTTAAGTTCCTCGAGCTAAAGCAATGGAATATGTCAGTTGTTGAGTATGCTACTAAGTTCAAAGAAATG GGTATTGGGTACCAAGAGATTCACCAATTTCCTATGTTGGTAAATAAGTGTAAGATATATAATGACGAGAGCATGGATCGTTCTGCTCACTATAAGAGTCTTAGTGAAAGGAAAGGGAAGAAATGGTATCGTATGAAATTGTATAGTGCTCCAGCTGAAAAAGGGAAGCAGAGGGTTTTAGATGAGAAAAGACCAACTAGGGGAGAGACTCAT ATTGCAAGAGTGATGGGTCGAATTGTTATAACTGCGGCGAATAGGGTCATATTAGTACTGGCTATCAGAAACCAAAGAAG TATTTCGTTGATTGCTATCATTGACACGAGTGCAGTGTATTCCTTTATTTTGTTTGATTGTGCTGAGAGGCTGGGTTTGAAATTATATGTTATGGGTGGGAGTATGGTTATTAATACCCCGACTAATGGTTCAGTGACTACTTCGTGGGTGTGTTTGAATTGTCCCCTGACTATTTATGGTAAGAGTTTTGGGATGGACTTAGTATGTCTTCCATTGAATCAAATCGATGTTATCCTTGGAATGAACTGGTTGGAGTTCAACCATGTTCAAATCAACTGTTTCGACAAGTCATTATCATTTCCAAAGTTTGATGCAAGTGATGAGTTGTTCGTATCCGCCAAGCAAGTGGATGAGTTCATGAAAGATGATGTTGAGGTGTTTATGATAATAGCTTCTATGAATGCTGGAAATAAAGTTGGGATTGATTAA